CCTGATTGGAGCTACCGCCTCGGTTCTCAAATTCTACATCAAAGTTTACACTTTTGAGCGATTGACTCATGTTAGGGTGGCTCACTCTCCCCCTGCGCAAACCAAAGTTAAATTTGGTCATAGGCAGGCTGTTGGGGGCCAAAAGGCCCTTGGTTTCGGCCTTAAAGCTCATATAGGCATTGCTCTCAAAGCCGCCTAAATAGGGGAGGAGCTTGGGGGGCAGCAACTGAAGCAAGGCGCCCAATTTGGCTTTGTCCGACTCAAACTTGAGGTCCAAACGGGTCCCCTTAGGCACCAAAACAACCTCTCCTGTGGTCAAAAACTCATTGCCCTCTGCCTGCAGTTTCATCTCTTTGATGCTATAACTTTGGGTCAGATGGTCAATCTGAATATTGGCATTATAGCCTAGGGTTTTATTTTCTAGGTAGCGCTCGCCCCCCATCTCTAGGTAGTTCATCTGGATATTGGCCAAGCTTTTCAGGATATAGCGCTCATTATTAAAATCGCCTGCAAAAAAGGCCGACTCTAGCAAAAAGCTAACATCTTGGTCCATGATCTGGTCCAAATAACGCAGCTTAACATTTTTAAAATTGGCATCCTTAATCGAAAGATTAAGGTCGCTGCTTTGGCCCGTTTCCTCGGCTTCTTCTTCCGTAATAAAGATGTCGTAATTCGTCTGCCCATCCTTATATTGCCGCACATCAATGGCCGCATTAGATATACTGATGGCATTAAATTGATAATGCCCTGACAGCAATCCCCAAATGCTACACTTCAAGGAGAGGTCTTCGGCCCGCAGCAAATAACGGCTGCTGTCGCCACTATTATCATGTAGGGCCAGGTTTTTTAAACTGACCGAAGCCTTGGGGAAATCCCAAATCAAAGAGAGTTCTGCTCGCTCTACTTTGAGCTCCGTTTTTAGGCTTTTGCGTAGTTCCTGAACCACCAAGCCCCCAATTTTGGCCTCATAAAAGGCGGCCACAACAATCAGGGCAATCACGGCGATCATCGTAAACATTAGGGACCAGAAGAAGAGGGTCGATAAGATGCGCCAAGCTAGGCTTTTTTTCTTCTTGGGTTTTTGATTTTTGGGCTTTGGACTCATGTCGCTTTCTTTTTTGGGGAGAAGTAAGATGTATTTGGGGCTGCCCCGCCCTGCGGGCGGGTCGGGCTATGCGGGGGCTCGCTGTTCGCTCGGCCCTGCGCTTTTTTTCGCTTTGCTCAAAAAAGCTCGGTCTGGCCTGCGGCCACCCCCTACTATCCCTCAGCCTGCGGCGGCTTCGCCGCCTGCTAGATGCAGAAATACAAAATAATTTTTATGAAAAATCTAGCCCGAAAATACAAAGAAGGCCAGTAAAAAGGGCCTTTGGCTCAAGTTTTAGGTTTTTTTGCCATTTTTTTCTCCCTTTTTTTGAAAAATGTTTGGAAGTTTAAATTCTTGCCGTATATTTGCATCGCATTCAACGGAAAGCAACACAAAAATAAGGGCGAATAGCTCAGTTGGTTCAGAGCATCTGGTTTACACCCAGAGGGTCGGGGGTTCGAATCCCTCTTCGCCCACTACAAAAGAGTTACTGATTTTATCAGTGACTCTTTTTTTTTGTCTAGATCTGTCTTGATTCTTCTTTCTTCCTGCCTAAAGCTCCCCCTTTTTTGTCGCCAAAACCTAAATAGAGGTGGTTATACTCTATGATATAGGTTCCTCAACCCCATAAGATAGGTCCCCTAACCCCATAATAGACGTTCCGAACTGTATGATATAGGTCCCCTAACCCCATAGAGTAGGTCCCTTAACCCCATTAGGTACGTTCTGGACTCTATCGTATAGGTTGTTATACCCCATGATATAGGTTCCCCAACCCCATAATAGACGTTCCGAACTGTATAATATAGGTCCCCTAACCCCATAGAGTAGGTCCCTAGACCCCATTAGGTACGTTCTGGACTCTATCGTATAGAGTTGTTATACCCCATGATATAGGTTCCCCAACCCCATAATAGACGTTCCGAACTGTATAATATAGGTCCCCTAACCCTATAGAGTAGGTCCCTTAACCCCATAATAGACGTCTAGGGACCCCAAAATAGACGTCCTGGAACGTCTATTTGGGGTCCTACAACCTACATTATGCAGTTCTATAACCTATATGATATAGTTCCACAACCTATATCATGCACTTAGATAACCTATGTTATACACTTCCATAACGTATATAGAGGACTTTGACTACCTCAATCATACAGTATAGCTACGGTATGCGAGCACTACAACTAGCGTATTGGAACAGTAGAACTACTATAATAGGAGCAATAAATGAGTCCAGCTAAAGACTCAAAAGCAGGGGCAGCCAATCATCGCCTAGGGACAAGCCCCTAGGCTAATCTAAATGGAGTCAGCCCTAAAGGGCCTCAAAGAAGAAAAAAAGTCCATTAAGACCAAGGTTTGGCCCAAAAAGGGACCAACTCTAGCTGTTGGGGCCAGCCCTGAGGGCGAGGGCCAAAAAAGAGGCAGCCCGCCCAGCCCAAATCAATACTATAACTGACCTTAGGGTGGGCCTTGAGCTCTTCCCAGGCGCTTTGCATCTCCTCGGACCAATAAATATCGTCGAAAACTAGGAGGGCGTTGGGGCCCAAATAAGGCAGGCAAGCCTCAAAATAATCTAGGGTAGGTTGCCGCAAATGATGCCCATCAATAAAGGCATAATCTAGTTGGCCCAACTGCTTGAGGGCCGAGGGCAGCAGCTCCGCAAAGCTGCCCTGCCAAAGCTGCAAACTAGCCGAGGCGCTAAACAAGCGGGCATTCTTTTGGGCAATAGCGTGAATTTCGGGACAGCCCTCTATGCTAATCATTTGGGCCGAACGCTTGGCCGCATGCTGATAAAGCGCCGAGATACCCAAGGAGGTCCCTAGCTCCAAGATCGTTTGGGGCTGATGAAAATTGATCAGGCGAAATAAGAACTGGGCCTGCCAGGCGGGAGAGAGCGAGCGCCTGGCCAAATCGGATACTCGCTTAGGGGCCGACTTTCGACTACCAGCGCCCAAATCCTGAATCTGAATGGGCCGACTATCGTGTCGGAGCAAATCGCGCTGTCCCTCTAGCACCGAAAAACAATAAAATTCTCGCCGATCCTCCAAGACCAATTCTCGCCATTCTTGCAAGGCGGGGCAAGCTATTTTGCGGCCCGATTGAGCCCGTCGATAAAAGGAAAAAAGCGCAGTCCACATAGTTCTATTGATTTGGGCCCAAGTTAAGAAAAAATCTAGCAGCCCTTGGGGCTCTGCAGCGAACAAAAAAAATGATAAAAAACCGAGGAAACTTTAAACATATTTTGGGTTTCCGAGTTTTAGTCCTTAGTTTTGCCACTGTAAAGCAGGGACTTAGGTCCAAGAGGAAACCAAAGAAACATTAAAAGTTTCCCTTTTTGTGCTTTACAGGCTAAAAAAATGGCCCTAAAGAACTACTGACAAGATAAAATTTGATGTTGTGGACGAACTACAAAAAATATTAGCGGCTGCCGATAAAATGTTTCGGCAATACGGCATTCGCTCGGTCACTATGTCTGATCTCGCAAGGGAGTTGGGCATGTCTAAAAAGACGCTTTACGTACATATCAAAAATAAGCAGGACCTAATCATGAAAGTCTTGCAAGCGCATTTTGATCAAGAAAAGCGGACTTGTACGTTGGTACAGCGGGAGGCAAAAAATGCCTTAGAGGAAATGTTTTTGATGGGTCGAGAGATTCAGAAGAACATTCAGCACATCAATCCTTCTTTGATGTTTGACCTACGAAAATACCATAAGGCGGTTTGGGGCGAATTTGATAAGTTTCGCAAGACCTTCATCTTTAATATGATGAAAAACAATATGGACCGAGGCATAGAAGAGGGCTTATATCGGCCTGATTTGAATGCGGATATTGTCAGCCGTCTATATATAGGTATGGTCGAGCTCTTTTTGGATGCCGAATTATTTCCGCCCGATAAGTTTTCTAGGCCGAGTATGCATCGGGCCATGATGGCTTATCATCTGCACGGCATTGTGTCGGACAAGGGCAAGGCGGCCCTAAAGGATTATCTAGAACAATTAGAACAACTTTCTTCACCTTCCTAAATATAAAATTGAGATGAACTTAAGCAAAGGGCTGTACAGCCTTGTTTTTCTCTTCTTGGCGGGCTGGTCTTCGGCCCAATCTCCGGCCAGTTTCTCTTTGGAAGAGGCCATTGATTATGCCATAGATAAAAGCTTAGATCTGCAAACGGCAGAGCAGGATATTTTGTATGCTAAGCAACAAATCCGAGATACTCGGGCCATAGGTTTGCCGCAATTGAGCGGAAAAGTAGAGTATAACTACAATGCGAACTTGCCCGTGCAGTATCTACCCGATTTTATTTCGCCTATTGTGGTGGGGACCCTAGAGGGCTATCAGCTTGTTCCGCAAGGGACCTTAGAAAACTTGCCTGAGGGCGAGCCTCAGCCGGCCCAATTTGGTATTGCCAACTCGCTAACGGCAGGGGCTACCTTAAGCCAGCTCATTTTTGATGGTTCTTATTTTGTGGGCCTAAAAGCAGCGCGTTCTGTAGCCGAATTGAGCCGCAAGTAAAAGACGCTGACTGCTCATGAGATTCCCTACACCATCAAAAAGGCCTATTTGGCCGTCTTGTTGGCGGAAGAGAACCTAGGGATTTTGGACAAAAACCTAGAGAACTTGCAAAAGATGCGAGATGAAACCCAGGCCTTTTTTGAAAGTGGTTTGGTAGAGCAGCTAGATGTAGATCGTCTAGACCTCAGTCTGGCCAATTTGCAATCGGAAAGAGGAATGGTAGAGCGGCAAACGCAGTTGGCCTATAATGTCCTTAAGTTCCAAATGAACTACCCTTTAGAGGAGTCTATTGTCCTTAAAGATGAGTTGGAAAGCCTGATGCAGGCTCCTTCTCAGGACGATCTAGAAGGGGAGGCCTCGGCTAGTAAGCGGCCCGAGCTAGAGGTATTGCGCCTCAATCGGGATTTGATGGACCTCAATATGAAGCGCTATAAGGCGGGTTATCTGCCCAATCTATCTGGCTTTTTGGCCCATCAGTACCAGCTACAACGCAACAACCTTTTTGATAGCGATGAAGGGAAGTTTAACCCCATTACGGTTATTGGTCTACAACTCAATGTGCCCATTTTCGACGGCTTTAAGAAGGATGCCAACATCCAAATGGCCAAAATTGATGCGACCAAAGTGGATATCCAAATTAAGCAATTTACCCTAGCCACCGAGCTAGAAATCCGCAATGCCAGAGCCATGTACCTCAATGCTTCGGAGCGTTTGGAGAACCAAAAGAAGAACTTGGCTTTGGCCGAGCGCATTTTGGAAACCACCCGCCTTAAGTACCGAGAAGGGGTGGGTTCTAGTACAGAAATCAGCACGGCCGAGCAGGAGCTTTATCGCACACAGGCTAATTATATGAATGCTATTTACGACCTAGTCATTGCCAAAACAGATTTGGACAAGGCCCTAGGAAATCCCTTGAAATAGAACTTGTTAAAACCAATTATACAGCATGAAAACGCTAAAATATAGTTTTGTGGCCCTTATGGCCCTTAGTTTGGCCGCCTGCGGTGGGGCAGGAGTAGCGCCCGATCAAATGAAGGATCCCGCTAAAATTCGCCAAGCCATCCAAACAAAAAAGGAGGCCATCAAAACCCTAGAAGGCGAACTGGCCCAATTGCAAAAGCGCCTAGGGGAGGTAGACACCACGGCTCGCCCCGAGAAGTTTGTCGATATTACCACCCAAAAGGTCCAAAAAAAGACCTTCTCGCATTATGTAGAGGTACAGGGAAATATCACAACGGCCCAAGACCCTGCCTTTGCTAGCTCCGAAACTGGAGGCCGAATTACCGAAATGTTGGTCCGTGAAGACCAATTTGTCAAAAAAGGTGATTTGGTGGCTAAGGTAGATGTGGAAAGCATCCGCAAAAGCCTAGAAGAGCTCAAAACTTCATTGAAGTTGGCCCAAGACATGTTTGATCGGCAGAAAAAGCTTTGGGAAAAAAAGATTGGCTCTGAGGTGCAGTTTCTTCAGGCCGAAAGTCAGGTAGAACAATTGACCAAAAGTAAGGAGCGCCTAGAATTTGAGTTGAGCAAATCCAATGTATACGCCCCCATTTCGGGCTATGTGGAGAAAGTCATGCTCAAGGCGGGTGAAATTACTGGCCCAGGTTCTCCCATCGTTCAAATTCTCAATACCAACCAGCTCAAGGCGGTGGCACAGGTACCCGAAAACCTTTTGGGTAAGGTCAAGGTAGGCGATCAGGTAGAGCTCTATTTTCCGGCCCTTGGCCAAAGCCAAACGGCCCGTGTAAATGAAGTGAGCAGAAGCATCAACTCCACCAACCGAACCTTTGCCATTGAGGCCCCATTGGCAAGCCAAGGCGGGCTGATTAAGCCCAACCTTTTGGCCACGATTAAGATTAAGGATTTTGAGGCCGAAGATGTGGTGGTGGTCAATAGCAACTTGCTTTTGCAGGATGTAGATGGCAACAACTACCTGATGTTGGCCAAGGATGGCAAAGCCAAAAAGCGCATCGTTGAACTGGGGCGCAGCTACCAAAATGAAACCATGCTAGCCGCTGGCCTAGAGGGAAGCGAAACCCTAATCGTCAAAGGTGCTCGCCAAGCCATTGATGGCGATAAGGTGAAGGTACTGAGCTCTACTAAGGGGCAGAAAAATTAAGGTGTTTTTTGGGGGCTTGCCCGCCTTGCAGGCGGGCCGGGCTGTGCCGCAGCTCGCTATTCGCTCGGCCCTGCGCCGCCTTCGGCGGCTGGGTCTGGCCCTTCGGGCCACTGCTATCCATCCCTAAGCCGAAGCGGGCTGCGCCCGCTTCTCTAGCCGCAAGGACCAAGGGCTGGCTGGCCTAGCGATGTGGAGGGGGGCGGCGAAGCCGCAGACCCAAGCCGCTGAAAGCGGCTGCAGGGCCGAGCAGGCTTGCGAGCCCCGGAACGTAGCGCAGCAAGCGCAGCGCAGCTGAGGCCCCAAAAAACAAAGATTAGTTAAATCAAAGCAATCAGAATCAAACGATATGAGCCAAGAAAAAAGAAACTCTACCGGAGTTTTGGGCCAAGTAACTTTG
This genomic interval from Saprospira grandis contains the following:
- a CDS encoding O-methyltransferase, with translation MWTALFSFYRRAQSGRKIACPALQEWRELVLEDRREFYCFSVLEGQRDLLRHDSRPIQIQDLGAGSRKSAPKRVSDLARRSLSPAWQAQFLFRLINFHQPQTILELGTSLGISALYQHAAKRSAQMISIEGCPEIHAIAQKNARLFSASASLQLWQGSFAELLPSALKQLGQLDYAFIDGHHLRQPTLDYFEACLPYLGPNALLVFDDIYWSEEMQSAWEELKAHPKVSYSIDLGWAGCLFFGPRPQGWPQQLELVPFWAKPWS
- a CDS encoding TetR/AcrR family transcriptional regulator, which produces MDELQKILAAADKMFRQYGIRSVTMSDLARELGMSKKTLYVHIKNKQDLIMKVLQAHFDQEKRTCTLVQREAKNALEEMFLMGREIQKNIQHINPSLMFDLRKYHKAVWGEFDKFRKTFIFNMMKNNMDRGIEEGLYRPDLNADIVSRLYIGMVELFLDAELFPPDKFSRPSMHRAMMAYHLHGIVSDKGKAALKDYLEQLEQLSSPS
- a CDS encoding TolC family protein encodes the protein MQAPSQDDLEGEASASKRPELEVLRLNRDLMDLNMKRYKAGYLPNLSGFLAHQYQLQRNNLFDSDEGKFNPITVIGLQLNVPIFDGFKKDANIQMAKIDATKVDIQIKQFTLATELEIRNARAMYLNASERLENQKKNLALAERILETTRLKYREGVGSSTEISTAEQELYRTQANYMNAIYDLVIAKTDLDKALGNPLK
- a CDS encoding efflux RND transporter periplasmic adaptor subunit yields the protein MKTLKYSFVALMALSLAACGGAGVAPDQMKDPAKIRQAIQTKKEAIKTLEGELAQLQKRLGEVDTTARPEKFVDITTQKVQKKTFSHYVEVQGNITTAQDPAFASSETGGRITEMLVREDQFVKKGDLVAKVDVESIRKSLEELKTSLKLAQDMFDRQKKLWEKKIGSEVQFLQAESQVEQLTKSKERLEFELSKSNVYAPISGYVEKVMLKAGEITGPGSPIVQILNTNQLKAVAQVPENLLGKVKVGDQVELYFPALGQSQTARVNEVSRSINSTNRTFAIEAPLASQGGLIKPNLLATIKIKDFEAEDVVVVNSNLLLQDVDGNNYLMLAKDGKAKKRIVELGRSYQNETMLAAGLEGSETLIVKGARQAIDGDKVKVLSSTKGQKN